A genomic window from Flavobacterium sp. I3-2 includes:
- a CDS encoding WxL protein host-binding domain-containing protein — protein sequence MLIIFSCTYVNSSANIVITNGLTHSYKVKNGTVQKGIITIENTAHVSQNVKLNQQDYSYNASGTSLYEDFGKNERSNLKWITLSTNLIKIDAKSKVNVSYEIKIPENAFSGSCWSVVMVEPVDEILPSDNKTGFQIKTVVRYSIQIVTTNIEPAKTLLTFDSIELKKNETKNFLQLAISNSGESFQIVDTSIEIFDSKTGKNLGKFKSDKQSLLPNNSKMFSIDVSQIPSGNYSATVLANGDEDYVFGINIELEIPNE from the coding sequence TTGTTAATTATTTTTAGCTGTACTTATGTAAATAGTAGTGCTAACATTGTAATTACAAATGGTTTAACGCATAGCTATAAAGTTAAAAATGGAACCGTTCAAAAAGGTATCATTACAATTGAAAATACGGCTCATGTTTCTCAAAACGTTAAGCTAAATCAGCAGGATTATAGTTACAATGCAAGTGGTACTTCTTTATATGAAGATTTCGGTAAAAACGAAAGAAGCAATCTGAAATGGATTACGTTAAGTACGAATTTAATTAAAATTGATGCTAAAAGTAAGGTTAATGTTTCTTATGAAATTAAAATTCCTGAAAATGCATTTTCTGGAAGTTGTTGGAGCGTGGTTATGGTTGAACCTGTAGATGAGATTCTGCCAAGTGATAATAAAACAGGTTTCCAAATCAAAACGGTTGTTCGATATAGTATTCAAATAGTTACAACGAATATTGAACCAGCAAAAACTTTGTTGACTTTTGATTCTATTGAATTAAAAAAGAATGAAACCAAGAATTTTTTGCAACTAGCAATTTCTAATTCTGGAGAAAGCTTTCAAATTGTTGATACATCTATTGAAATATTTGATAGCAAAACTGGGAAAAATCTGGGAAAATTTAAAAGCGATAAACAAAGTTTATTGCCCAATAATTCCAAAATGTTTTCCATTGATGTTAGTCAAATTCCTTCTGGAAATTATAGCGCTACAGTACTTGCAAACGGCGATGAAGATTATGTTTTCGGAATAAACATTGAGTTAGAGATACCAAATGAATAA
- the rseP gene encoding RIP metalloprotease RseP has product MDIVIKLTQFLLSLSLLIVLHELGHFIPAKLFKTRVEKFYLFFDVKFSLFKKKIGETTYGIGWLPLGGYVKIAGMIDESMDTEQMKQEPQPWEFRSKPAWQRLIIMLGGVTVNFILAFVIYIGMTYFYGDKYIANSELKDGVWVVSEPLEQAGMQSGDKIISIDGHSLDRFNEANAELITAKELVVDRNGEQKTIQLPVDFVDQLMKNKTEGGLVIPRIPVIVSAIDETSPNFETLQVKDFIKQLNGQEIKYADEFKSALEAYKGQTVDAVIVRDNKEQNVQLKVDAEGKLNMAFAMGVNLNDAEKLGLFKLNTDHYTLAESIPVGLQLGVDKLVGYGKQLKMIASPETGAYKGVGGFKAIFDIFPQTWSWEAFWSITALLSIMLGVMNLLPIPALDGGHVMFLLYEMISGRKPSDKFMEYAQTIGFVLLIALLLFANGNDIYKSIVGK; this is encoded by the coding sequence ATGGATATTGTAATTAAATTAACTCAGTTTTTACTGAGTTTATCTTTATTAATCGTTTTACACGAATTAGGACATTTTATTCCTGCTAAATTATTTAAAACTCGAGTTGAGAAATTCTATTTATTTTTCGATGTAAAATTTTCACTTTTCAAAAAGAAAATCGGAGAAACCACTTACGGAATTGGATGGTTACCTTTAGGTGGATATGTAAAAATTGCCGGTATGATTGACGAAAGTATGGATACTGAACAAATGAAACAAGAGCCACAACCTTGGGAATTTCGTTCAAAACCAGCTTGGCAGCGTTTAATTATCATGTTAGGTGGAGTAACCGTAAACTTTATTTTAGCATTTGTTATATATATTGGAATGACTTATTTCTACGGAGATAAATACATTGCAAATTCAGAATTGAAAGATGGTGTTTGGGTAGTTTCAGAACCTTTGGAACAAGCTGGAATGCAATCAGGTGATAAAATTATTTCGATTGATGGGCATTCGTTAGATCGTTTTAACGAAGCTAATGCAGAGTTAATTACGGCTAAAGAATTAGTGGTTGATAGAAACGGTGAACAAAAAACGATCCAATTACCTGTTGATTTTGTTGACCAATTGATGAAAAACAAAACTGAAGGTGGATTAGTTATTCCTAGAATTCCTGTAATTGTTTCTGCAATCGATGAAACGTCACCAAATTTTGAAACTTTACAAGTAAAAGATTTTATCAAACAACTTAATGGACAAGAGATAAAATATGCAGATGAATTTAAATCTGCGTTAGAAGCTTATAAAGGACAAACGGTTGATGCTGTAATTGTTCGTGATAATAAAGAACAAAATGTACAATTAAAAGTTGATGCAGAGGGTAAATTAAATATGGCTTTTGCAATGGGTGTTAATTTAAACGATGCTGAAAAGTTGGGGTTGTTTAAATTAAATACCGATCATTATACATTAGCAGAATCTATTCCGGTTGGATTACAATTAGGAGTTGATAAATTGGTTGGATACGGAAAACAATTAAAAATGATTGCTTCTCCAGAAACTGGGGCGTATAAAGGTGTTGGTGGATTCAAAGCAATTTTTGATATTTTTCCTCAAACTTGGAGTTGGGAAGCATTTTGGAGTATTACTGCTTTGTTGTCAATTATGCTTGGGGTTATGAATTTATTACCTATTCCGGCATTAGATGGTGGGCATGTTATGTTTTTGTTATACGAAATGATTTCAGGTCGTAAACCAAGTGATAAGTTTATGGAATATGCGCAAACAATTGGTTTTGTTTTACTTATCGCATTGCTTTTATTTGCTAATGGTAACGATATTTATAAGTCGATTGTAGGTAAGTAA
- the rsmA gene encoding 16S rRNA (adenine(1518)-N(6)/adenine(1519)-N(6))-dimethyltransferase RsmA — MEKVRAKKHLGQHFLNDESVAKNIADALTLQGYDKVLEIGPGMGVLTKYLLEKPIETFVVEIDTESVAYLEKHYEKLHNHIIGEDFLKYNLKKIFNEEPFAIIGNFPYNISTQIVFRTLEMRDQIPEFSGMFQKEVAERICEKKGSKTYGILSVLCQAFYDVEYLFTVSEHVFTPPPKVKSGVMRMIRKENYHLPCNEKLFFTVVKTAFNQRRKTLRNSIKSLINDEIKDDEIFNLRPEQLGFEEFITITQKIEAYGIQNQ, encoded by the coding sequence ATGGAAAAAGTAAGAGCAAAAAAACATTTGGGTCAGCATTTTTTGAATGACGAATCTGTCGCTAAAAATATTGCCGATGCACTTACGTTACAAGGTTATGACAAAGTTCTGGAGATTGGTCCTGGAATGGGGGTTTTAACCAAATATTTATTAGAGAAACCTATCGAAACTTTTGTGGTTGAAATCGATACGGAGTCTGTTGCTTATCTAGAAAAACATTACGAAAAACTTCATAATCACATCATTGGTGAAGATTTCTTAAAATACAATTTAAAGAAGATTTTCAATGAAGAACCTTTTGCGATTATCGGAAACTTTCCGTACAATATTTCTACACAAATTGTTTTCAGAACTTTAGAAATGCGCGATCAAATTCCTGAATTTTCTGGAATGTTCCAAAAAGAAGTTGCTGAACGTATTTGCGAAAAGAAAGGAAGTAAAACCTATGGAATTCTTTCGGTTTTATGTCAGGCATTTTATGATGTAGAATATTTATTTACGGTTTCTGAACACGTTTTTACGCCACCACCAAAAGTAAAATCGGGAGTTATGCGTATGATTCGTAAAGAAAATTATCATTTACCATGTAACGAAAAATTATTCTTTACCGTAGTAAAAACAGCTTTCAACCAACGAAGAAAAACGTTACGAAACAGCATTAAAAGTTTAATTAACGACGAAATCAAAGACGATGAAATCTTTAACTTACGTCCAGAACAATTAGGATTCGAAGAATTTATAACCATCACTCAAAAAATAGAAGCGTATGGAATTCAAAATCAGTAA
- the serS gene encoding serine--tRNA ligase — protein MLQIAYIRENQEKVVKALAKRNFDASELIALVVELDEKRRSTQVELDNILAESNKLSKEIGELMKVGKKEEAAAIKEQTADFKETTKNLTEVLNAVTEQLTQELYKLPNTPTEIVPEGKSADDNLNVFESGEVPTLHEGAVPHWDLIKKYDIIDFELGTKITAPGFPVYKGKGAKLQRALISYFLDKNTEAGYNEVQVPHLINEASGYGTGQLPDKEGQMYHDAKDDLYLIPTAEVPVTNIYRDVILQESELPVAVTGYTPCFRREAGSWGAHVRGLNRLHQFDKVEIVRIEHPEKSYEALDGMVEHVKSILDELKLPYRILRLCGGDMGFTSALTYDFEVYSTAQERWLEISSVSNFETFQANRLKLRFKGKDGKTQLAHTLNGSSLALPRVLAGILENYQTPEGIVIPEVLRKYTGFDIIN, from the coding sequence ATGTTACAGATAGCATACATTAGAGAAAATCAAGAAAAAGTGGTTAAAGCACTTGCTAAGAGAAATTTCGATGCTTCGGAATTAATCGCATTAGTTGTGGAACTTGACGAAAAACGTAGAAGTACTCAAGTTGAATTAGATAACATTCTTGCCGAATCGAATAAGCTATCCAAAGAAATTGGTGAATTAATGAAAGTAGGTAAAAAAGAAGAAGCTGCTGCAATTAAAGAACAAACTGCCGATTTTAAAGAAACAACTAAAAATCTTACTGAAGTTTTAAATGCAGTAACCGAGCAATTAACTCAAGAATTATATAAATTACCTAATACACCGACAGAGATTGTTCCTGAAGGAAAATCTGCAGACGACAACTTAAACGTTTTCGAATCTGGAGAAGTTCCAACATTACATGAAGGTGCTGTTCCGCATTGGGATTTAATCAAAAAATACGACATCATCGATTTTGAATTAGGTACAAAAATTACTGCGCCAGGTTTCCCAGTTTACAAAGGAAAAGGAGCTAAATTACAACGTGCTTTAATTTCTTATTTCTTAGATAAAAATACAGAAGCTGGATATAATGAAGTTCAGGTTCCGCATTTAATCAACGAAGCTTCAGGTTACGGAACAGGTCAGTTGCCAGACAAAGAAGGGCAAATGTACCACGATGCTAAAGACGATTTATATTTAATTCCAACAGCAGAAGTTCCAGTAACTAACATCTATCGTGATGTGATTTTACAAGAAAGCGAATTGCCAGTTGCTGTAACAGGTTACACACCATGTTTCCGTAGAGAAGCAGGTTCTTGGGGAGCTCACGTTCGTGGATTAAACCGTTTGCACCAATTTGATAAAGTAGAAATTGTACGCATCGAACATCCAGAAAAATCTTATGAAGCTTTAGACGGAATGGTAGAACATGTAAAATCTATTTTAGACGAATTAAAATTACCTTACCGTATTTTGCGTTTATGCGGTGGTGATATGGGATTCACTTCAGCTTTAACTTATGATTTCGAGGTTTATTCAACTGCTCAAGAACGTTGGTTAGAAATTTCATCAGTATCTAATTTCGAAACATTCCAAGCCAATCGTTTAAAATTACGTTTCAAAGGTAAAGACGGAAAAACGCAATTAGCACATACATTAAACGGAAGTTCGTTAGCTTTACCTCGTGTTTTAGCTGGAATTTTAGAAAATTATCAAACTCCAGAAGGTATCGTAATTCCAGAAGTATTAAGAAAATACACCGGATTCGATATAATTAACTAA
- a CDS encoding M1 family aminopeptidase, with product MKLKGLVCCLFASGFAFAQTSHIDTDYQKMIEREMQSAQKKMAFRYNPNTQNYDIRYHKIELTVNPAVYSVSGKVTSRFKATSGTLNSVVFDLSSPLVVSSVKQGTTNLIFNQLNNELIIQLAHPVALNQEGEVEITYSGAPTYVNEAFTTSQHNGTPIMWTLSEPFGARDWWPCKQDLTDKIENIDFYITAPSAYKGVANGLEISEITNNNGTKTVHYQHNYAIPAYLVAFAVTNYQVYTQNAGTAPNTFPIVNYLYPENYNTAVNQVAVTLPIMNLFESLFETYPFHEEKYGHAQFGWGGGMEHTTVSFMGGFSRDLIAHELAHHWFGNKITCGTWKDIWLNEGFAEYMSGLVFEHLDGQTAFTNWKSNKIQNITSQPGGNLYLTDAQAEDSDRIFSGRLTYDKGSMVVHMLRYVLGDANFYQGMKNYLADPNLAYDFAITTQLKTHLETVSGQDLTEFFNDWIYGQGYPIYNAAVQVLGNNQVRVNLSQTTSHNSVSFFEMPVKIKFFGTNNQSETVVLNHTQNNQEFIVDLPFEVPTNVVINPDKDIITKNESYTLGNDSFDKLSNAIQVSPNPVSDVLTIEKQGDFEIQTIDVFSVNGQKVLKNVSNPVEVSQLSSGNYIAVITTDLGIFHKKFIKK from the coding sequence ATGAAATTAAAAGGACTTGTTTGTTGTTTGTTTGCGTCTGGATTTGCATTTGCACAAACTTCTCACATAGATACGGATTATCAAAAAATGATTGAAAGAGAAATGCAATCTGCGCAAAAAAAGATGGCTTTTCGATACAATCCAAATACGCAAAATTATGATATCCGTTATCATAAAATCGAATTAACCGTAAATCCTGCTGTTTATTCAGTTTCTGGAAAAGTTACTTCTCGTTTCAAAGCTACTTCCGGAACTTTGAATTCGGTAGTTTTTGATTTAAGTAGTCCGCTTGTAGTTTCTTCAGTGAAACAAGGTACAACTAATCTTATTTTTAATCAGTTAAATAACGAATTGATAATTCAGTTAGCTCATCCTGTTGCCTTAAATCAAGAAGGCGAAGTTGAAATTACGTATTCAGGTGCGCCAACTTATGTAAACGAAGCTTTTACAACAAGTCAGCATAATGGAACTCCGATTATGTGGACACTTTCTGAGCCATTTGGTGCTAGAGATTGGTGGCCATGTAAACAGGATTTGACAGATAAAATCGAAAATATTGATTTTTACATTACTGCGCCATCTGCTTATAAAGGTGTTGCAAACGGATTGGAGATTTCTGAAATAACCAATAATAACGGAACAAAAACGGTTCATTATCAACATAATTATGCAATTCCTGCTTATTTAGTTGCTTTTGCAGTAACCAATTATCAAGTTTATACTCAAAATGCTGGAACAGCTCCAAATACTTTTCCGATTGTAAATTATTTATATCCTGAAAATTACAATACTGCGGTAAATCAAGTGGCAGTTACTCTACCAATTATGAATTTGTTTGAAAGTTTGTTTGAAACTTATCCTTTTCATGAAGAGAAATACGGTCATGCACAATTTGGATGGGGCGGAGGCATGGAGCATACTACGGTTTCGTTTATGGGAGGATTTTCTCGAGATTTAATTGCGCACGAATTGGCACATCATTGGTTTGGAAATAAAATCACTTGCGGAACTTGGAAAGATATTTGGTTAAATGAAGGATTCGCAGAATATATGTCGGGATTGGTTTTTGAACATTTGGATGGACAAACCGCATTTACAAATTGGAAAAGCAATAAAATTCAGAATATAACTTCGCAGCCTGGAGGAAATCTTTATTTGACAGATGCACAAGCGGAAGATTCTGACCGTATTTTTAGCGGAAGGTTGACTTATGATAAAGGTTCGATGGTGGTTCATATGTTGCGTTACGTTTTGGGTGATGCTAATTTTTACCAAGGAATGAAAAATTATTTAGCTGACCCAAATTTAGCTTATGATTTTGCTATAACAACACAATTAAAAACACATTTAGAAACCGTTTCGGGTCAAGATTTGACGGAGTTTTTTAATGATTGGATTTATGGTCAAGGTTATCCAATTTACAATGCTGCAGTTCAGGTTTTAGGAAATAATCAGGTTCGTGTAAATTTATCACAAACTACTTCGCATAATTCGGTTTCGTTTTTTGAAATGCCCGTGAAAATTAAGTTTTTTGGAACAAATAATCAAAGTGAAACCGTTGTTTTAAATCACACCCAAAACAATCAAGAGTTTATTGTAGATTTACCATTTGAAGTCCCGACGAATGTAGTTATTAATCCAGATAAAGATATCATTACCAAAAATGAATCTTATACTTTAGGAAATGATTCTTTTGATAAACTTTCAAATGCGATTCAAGTTTCGCCAAATCCTGTTTCTGATGTTTTGACTATTGAAAAACAAGGTGATTTCGAAATTCAAACGATTGATGTTTTTTCGGTAAATGGACAAAAGGTTTTAAAAAACGTCAGTAATCCTGTTGAGGTTTCGCAATTGTCAAGCGGAAATTATATTGCTGTAATTACTACTGATTTAGGGATATTTCATAAAAAATTTATAAAAAAGTAA
- a CDS encoding DUF4286 family protein — MIIYNITANIDESIHEEWLNWMQNEHIANMIATGKFTSARLVRVLINEEMGGVTYSVQYASPNKETLDAYYRENEAALDMEARKRFADKMLTFCTELEIISEH, encoded by the coding sequence ATGATTATTTATAATATAACTGCAAACATCGACGAAAGCATTCACGAAGAATGGTTAAATTGGATGCAAAATGAGCACATTGCCAACATGATTGCTACAGGTAAATTTACATCGGCACGTTTGGTAAGAGTTTTAATTAACGAAGAAATGGGTGGCGTTACTTATTCGGTTCAGTATGCTTCTCCAAACAAAGAAACTTTAGATGCTTATTATAGAGAAAACGAAGCTGCATTAGATATGGAAGCTCGTAAACGATTTGCAGATAAAATGCTAACTTTCTGTACCGAATTAGAAATCATTAGCGAACACTAA